The following are encoded together in the Montipora foliosa isolate CH-2021 chromosome 12, ASM3666993v2, whole genome shotgun sequence genome:
- the LOC137979364 gene encoding TNF receptor-associated factor 6-like isoform X1 — protein MSGYDLSFVREVPAEYLCPICDCPMRDPVQTKCGHRFCKVCLEKSFTRKRKLCPLDRSHLNPRSRTDIYPDLAISRTILNFIVRCPHHSNGCDWTGELRIVETHEAGCSFIGVKCLNMHCTEAPLKKDLQKHMTQECPKREVICEYCETRFIFFKRQDHFDECTKYPMSCPQKCGEEEIPRDKMNVHLKEFCSHTMGDCTYAYVGCALKVQRGALEQHVKENTEAHLALACKRLQEFQVLLAVNFNNIKEIQASIGNTDPDISLASEIKDLSGSIRLSNRFVQQLRSKVFELENTINDLPGEELALQSEVDTLDEEFQELKLDVQNDKNRLQHSMSYGFQGVRREIALIKKSQESRDTDYVQNYLTLQGLSADGEKQWDEIRSIKEIIEKETIGLGLVIFVVVCSIVCYHFFFASRAS, from the exons ATGTCTGGTTACGACTTGTCTTTTGTTCGTGAAGTTCCGGCGGAATATCTGTGTCCAATCTGTGACTGTCCGATGCGGGACCCAGTTCAGACCAAATGTGGTCACAGATTCTGTAAAGTGTGCCTGGAGAAATCCTTTACAAG GAAAAGAAAACTGTGTCCCCTGGACCGTTCTCACCTTAATCCGCGTTCTCGAACC GACATTTATCCAGATTTAGCAATTTCAAGgaccattttgaattttattgtgAGATGTCCTCATCACTCAAACGGATGCGATTGGACTGGTGAACTCAGAATTGTAGAG ACGCACGAAGCTGGTTGCAGTTTCATTGGAGTGAAGTGTCTGAATATGCATTGTACAGAAGCCCCGTTAAAAAAGGATCTGCAGAAACACATGACCCAGGAATGCCCAAAGCGGGAAGTCATATGTGAATACTGCGAAAccagatttatttttttcaagagaCAG GATCATTTTGATGAATGCACGAAGTACCCGATGTCTTGTCCCCAGAAGTGTGGAGAGGAAGAAATTCCCCGTGATAAG ATGAATGTCCACCTCAAAGAATTTTGTTCTCACACTATGGGTGACTGTACATATGCCTATGTTGGCTGCGCACTAAAA GTTCAGCGAGGAGCTCTCGAGCAACACGTAAAAGAAAACACAGAAGCTCACTTAGCACTGGCTTGTAAAAGACTTCAAGAATTTCAAGTCTTGTTAGCTGTCAACTTTAACAATATTAAGGAAATTCAAGCCAGCATTGGGAACACTGATCCCGATATATCTTTAGCCTCAGAAATCAAAGATTTATCGGGATCAATCCGGCTAAGCAACAGGTTTGTTCAACAGCTACGAAGTAAAGTGTTTGAGTTAGAAAACACCATAAACGATCTTCCAGGAGAAGAATTGGCATTACAATCTGAAGTTGATACTTTAGATGAAGAGTTTCAAGAACTGAAACTTGATGTACAGAATGACAAGAACAGATTGCAACATTCAATGTCCTATGGTTTTCAAGGTGTGCGGAGGGAAATTGCTTTGATCAAGAAGAGTCAAGAAAGCCGAGATACTGACTATGTACAGAATTACCTGACATTGCAAGGGCTTTCTGCAGATGGTGAGAAGCAATGGGATGAAATTCGATCGATAAAAGAGATCATTGAAAAAGAGACGATTGGACTTGGTCTGGTTATTTTTGTTGTAGTTTGCAGCATTGTGTGTTATCACTTCTTCTTCGCTTCTCGTGCGTCGTAA
- the LOC137979364 gene encoding TNF receptor-associated factor 5-like isoform X2, whose protein sequence is MSGYDLSFVREVPAEYLCPICDCPMRDPVQTKCGHRFCKVCLEKSFTRKRKLCPLDRSHLNPRSRTTHEAGCSFIGVKCLNMHCTEAPLKKDLQKHMTQECPKREVICEYCETRFIFFKRQDHFDECTKYPMSCPQKCGEEEIPRDKMNVHLKEFCSHTMGDCTYAYVGCALKVQRGALEQHVKENTEAHLALACKRLQEFQVLLAVNFNNIKEIQASIGNTDPDISLASEIKDLSGSIRLSNRFVQQLRSKVFELENTINDLPGEELALQSEVDTLDEEFQELKLDVQNDKNRLQHSMSYGFQGVRREIALIKKSQESRDTDYVQNYLTLQGLSADGEKQWDEIRSIKEIIEKETIGLGLVIFVVVCSIVCYHFFFASRAS, encoded by the exons ATGTCTGGTTACGACTTGTCTTTTGTTCGTGAAGTTCCGGCGGAATATCTGTGTCCAATCTGTGACTGTCCGATGCGGGACCCAGTTCAGACCAAATGTGGTCACAGATTCTGTAAAGTGTGCCTGGAGAAATCCTTTACAAG GAAAAGAAAACTGTGTCCCCTGGACCGTTCTCACCTTAATCCGCGTTCTCGAACC ACGCACGAAGCTGGTTGCAGTTTCATTGGAGTGAAGTGTCTGAATATGCATTGTACAGAAGCCCCGTTAAAAAAGGATCTGCAGAAACACATGACCCAGGAATGCCCAAAGCGGGAAGTCATATGTGAATACTGCGAAAccagatttatttttttcaagagaCAG GATCATTTTGATGAATGCACGAAGTACCCGATGTCTTGTCCCCAGAAGTGTGGAGAGGAAGAAATTCCCCGTGATAAG ATGAATGTCCACCTCAAAGAATTTTGTTCTCACACTATGGGTGACTGTACATATGCCTATGTTGGCTGCGCACTAAAA GTTCAGCGAGGAGCTCTCGAGCAACACGTAAAAGAAAACACAGAAGCTCACTTAGCACTGGCTTGTAAAAGACTTCAAGAATTTCAAGTCTTGTTAGCTGTCAACTTTAACAATATTAAGGAAATTCAAGCCAGCATTGGGAACACTGATCCCGATATATCTTTAGCCTCAGAAATCAAAGATTTATCGGGATCAATCCGGCTAAGCAACAGGTTTGTTCAACAGCTACGAAGTAAAGTGTTTGAGTTAGAAAACACCATAAACGATCTTCCAGGAGAAGAATTGGCATTACAATCTGAAGTTGATACTTTAGATGAAGAGTTTCAAGAACTGAAACTTGATGTACAGAATGACAAGAACAGATTGCAACATTCAATGTCCTATGGTTTTCAAGGTGTGCGGAGGGAAATTGCTTTGATCAAGAAGAGTCAAGAAAGCCGAGATACTGACTATGTACAGAATTACCTGACATTGCAAGGGCTTTCTGCAGATGGTGAGAAGCAATGGGATGAAATTCGATCGATAAAAGAGATCATTGAAAAAGAGACGATTGGACTTGGTCTGGTTATTTTTGTTGTAGTTTGCAGCATTGTGTGTTATCACTTCTTCTTCGCTTCTCGTGCGTCGTAA
- the LOC137979365 gene encoding TNF receptor-associated factor 6-like — MAAGGVPELGGYEYEFIGVIPDDWECLVCQLPLKDPVQIERCGHRLCEICVGTILRSPSPQCPADREPISRNRIFSDVACHRKILDAKVKCPNADCSWTGELRDVKKHGENCSFQLVQCINCGCHEKVLRKDVIKHVESTCLWSIMQCAFCAHRFPKLEKKPHNDLCPRFPVECSNKCGLRNIPREEADRHIDETCPLTVVNCEYSAIGCAIKFQRRDSQAHLDAMKDTHLHLACKGLVTMSKIIEEQAEKIKHLEGKSDRFQYSPFVWKISNFALVMAAAQRNERRVIVSDPFYSCENGYKFCLELYPDGYHVENNILEEKIDFMSIYLRGLVGEYDGLLIWPFQDSAVFTLLDQNELLGKRRHIEQQITGGLPRPSETEEPACGVWQFVFHEDLFSRSYIKDDTIFIKVSFKR; from the exons ATGGCGGCTGGTGGCGTACCCGAACTTGGGGGATACGAATACGAATTTATCGGCGTAATTCCTGACGATTGGGAATGTCTTGTATGCCAGTTACCGCTTAAAGATCCCGTTCAGATCGAGAGATGTGGTCACAGACTCTGCGAGATCTGTGTTGGAACAATATTAAG ATCTCCATCACCCCAGTGTCCAGCGGACAGGGAGCCAATATCAAGAAACAGG ATTTTCTCAGATGTTGCCTGCCATCGTAAAATATTAGATGCAAAGGTTAAATGTCCCAACGCTGATTGTTCGTGGACTGGAGAACTCAGAGATGTAAAG AAACACGGAGAGAATTGCTCTTTTCAACTAGTGCAGTGCATTAATTGTGGGTGCCATGAAAAAGTGCTTCGCAAGGATGTTATTAAGCATGTCGAGTCAACTTGCCTCTGGTCCATCATGCAATGCGCGTTCTGTGCTCATCGCTTTCCGAAACTGGAGAAAAAA cCACACAACGATTTATGTCCGAGGTTTCCAGTCGAATGTAGCAACAAATGCGGATTAAGAAACATTCCAAGAGAGGAG GCTGATCGTCACATCGATGAGACGTGTCCGCTGACCGTGGTCAATTGTGAATACAGTGCTATTGGATGCGCTATAAAG TTTCAGAGACGCGATAGTCAAGCTCATCTTGATGCCATGAAAGACACTCATCTTCATCTGGCATGTAAGGGACTGGTTACTATGTCCAAAATAATCGAGGAACAAGCTGAGAAAATAAAGCACTTAGAAGGAAAGTCAGATCGGTTTCAGTATTCACCCTTTGTGTGGAAAATCTCGAACTTTGCTTTGGTCATGGCAGCTGCTCAAAGAAACGAACGGAGAGTAATCGTCAGCGATCCTTTTTATTCTTGTGAAAACGGTTATAAGTTCTGTTTGGAGTTGTATCCAGATGGCTACCACGTAGAGAATAACATACTGGAAGAAAAAATCGACTTCATGTCGATTTATCTTCGGGGTCTGGTTGGAGAATACGATGGCCTGCTTATATGGCCCTTTCAAGATTCCGCGGTCTTTACTCTGCTGGACCAAAACGAATTACTAGGGAAAAGAAGACATATTGAACAACAAATAACTGGTGGACTTCCAAGACCGAGTGAAACGGAAGAGCCGGCGTGCGGTGTGTGGCAGTTTGTGTTTCACGAGGACTTATTTTCTCGATCGTACATTAAGGACGATACAATTTTTATCAAGGTATCGTTTAAGCGTTGA